CCATGCAGGCGAGAAAAGCTCGGCCGCGACATGCAACTGTAACCGGAATGCATAGTGGGCATATCAATTCAGTCATTTCCAGGCCGACCAGCATCATTGGCTCTCGGTCATCACGGACGCCATCGCGTGCGGCGTCATTTCCACTAGCGAGCACGACGGCATCCGGTATGTGCGCAGGGCTAGTACGTAGTTCCGAACGGACCTGACGAATGCGGTTCACAATGGCCCGCCCGAGTTTAGTCCTTGGGCGCGCGCATATCGCTCCCAAGAACGAAGCTCAATCCTGCTGTTGAACACGCGCCGACAATTCCGCAATCTACTGGAGCATCATCGGCAAGGCGCCTAACCTCACAACACGCGGGCGACGATCGCTGGCATAGCTATATCTGAAGGCATTAGATTCGGCCGATGCCCGCCTCCCTGTACCCATGCATCGACCATGTCCGCCCACTCCTGGAGCATATGCCGACGCTGTGCGGCATACTCGGCCTTGTTGTACACCGCTCGCGAAGATCTCCCATCTCCTCCGTGTGCCAGCGACTTTTCGATCCAGTCGCCATTGAAACCCGCTTCGTTAAGCAGCGTTGAGCCCGTACGCCTCAAATCATGGACGGTGAATGGCTCCAAGGGTAGTCCAGCCGCTTTTGCCCGTTCGGCAACGAGCTGCGTAACCCGATTTAATGTCGCCTTGGACATGCATCGATCCGCGGCATAGCGGGAAGGCAACACATATCGGGAACCTGCCGCGCAGGTATGCAGCGCCACCATGATGTCGATCGACTGGCGGGACAAATATACGTTGTGGGCGCGCCGCGCTTTCATCCGGGACTTCGGTATGGTCCACACCGCAGCTTCGAAATCGACCTCATCCCACGTTGCCTCGATCAATTCGCTCTTACGCACCATCGTCAGCAAAATGAGACGCAAGGCGAGCCGGATCGTCGGGTACGTCGCCACCTGTTCCAACTGTCGATGCATGAGCCGAATTTCCAACGGCGAGAGGACCCGGTCCTTAGGCACAAACGTGGCGATCGACGCGACGCCAACTTCGTCAGCCGGATTCTCGATCTTCTCGCCGTGCAGATTCGCATACGCATATATCTGCTTAACGATATCGCGAAGATGAACTGCGGTTGCCGGCGCACCACGCTCCTTGACCCGCATGCAGAGCGCCCGCAGATCGTCAGCAGTGACCTCGGAAAGAAGCCTCTCCTTGAAGGCCGGCAGGATATCGCGCACGACGATGCTCCTGCGCACGGACCGCGTCGTGTCCGCCATTTTGGCTCCGTCAAGCCAGCTAGCAGCCCATTCACCGAAGGTCTTCGCCACAGCGCGCCGCTGCTTTTCCCGCTGTTTCTCCACGGCCGGCGACTTGCCCTCACGGACGGCACGACGAGCGTCTAGCAGCTTTTCCCTTGCTAACGCCAGCGAGATGCCGCTTCGACCATAGCGACCGATTGTCAGTGTTTCTCGCCGCCCGTTAATGCGGTAGTCGTATCGAAAGGAAATGGTGCCCGCCGGAGATACTGTGACATACATGCCGTCGCGGTCGGCGATCTTGTACGGGGCTGTGCGGGGCTTAAGGTTGCGGAGTGCAAATTCGGTGAGCATCGTTTCTCGTCCTCGTGGTTGGTACACCTTTTACCGTCACCAACCACGAGCCCTCGATGTGCCCGCAAAACCGCACCACGCCTAGCTTTTTGGAAAGAATTTTACCGTCGCGGCCGAATCGCGCTGCCGGTAAATTATCGAGTCGCAATCGTGCATTCGGCGCATACCGTCCGCCATACCGTCCGCCATACCGTCATTTTGCGGCACACAACGGCCCGGCTGTTTCCGGAATCTTCAAAAATTTTTCTTCTATATCAATGACTTACAACGAAACGATCAACAAAGAAACCTCTACATCAAACATCGCAAGCCATTGATTTTATTGGGAATTTTTTACCGCCTACTCCCACTCGATCGTTGCCGGCGGCTTCCCCGAAATGTCATACACCACCCGGTTAATCCCCCGCACTTCATTGATGATGCGATTCGACACATGCCCCAGCAGCTCATGCGGCAGATGCGCCCAATGCGCGGTCATGAAGTCCAGCGTCTGCACCGCACGCAGCGCGACCACATACTCGTAAGTCCGGCCATCGCCCATCACGCCCACGCTCTTCACCGGCAGAAACACCGCGAACGCCTGGCTCGTCAGGTCGTACCACGACTTGCCGGTTTCCTTGTCGATGAACGTACGCAGCGTCTCGATGAAAATCGCATCCGCGCGACGCAGCAGGTCCGCGAAATCGCGCTTCACTTCGCCAAGAATCCGCACGCCCAGACCCGGGCCCGGGAACGGATGGCGATACACCATGGCCGGCGGCAAACCGAGCTTCACGCCAAGTTCGCGCACTTCGTCCTTGAACAGTTCGCGCAGCGGCTCGAGC
The sequence above is a segment of the Paraburkholderia sp. D15 genome. Coding sequences within it:
- a CDS encoding tyrosine-type recombinase/integrase, coding for MLTEFALRNLKPRTAPYKIADRDGMYVTVSPAGTISFRYDYRINGRRETLTIGRYGRSGISLALAREKLLDARRAVREGKSPAVEKQREKQRRAVAKTFGEWAASWLDGAKMADTTRSVRRSIVVRDILPAFKERLLSEVTADDLRALCMRVKERGAPATAVHLRDIVKQIYAYANLHGEKIENPADEVGVASIATFVPKDRVLSPLEIRLMHRQLEQVATYPTIRLALRLILLTMVRKSELIEATWDEVDFEAAVWTIPKSRMKARRAHNVYLSRQSIDIMVALHTCAAGSRYVLPSRYAADRCMSKATLNRVTQLVAERAKAAGLPLEPFTVHDLRRTGSTLLNEAGFNGDWIEKSLAHGGDGRSSRAVYNKAEYAAQRRHMLQEWADMVDAWVQGGGHRPNLMPSDIAMPAIVARVL